The Capsicum annuum cultivar UCD-10X-F1 unplaced genomic scaffold, UCD10Xv1.1 ctg47258, whole genome shotgun sequence genomic interval tatatatatatatatatatacttacagACAACCATAACACAAAttgatgaaaaaacaaaaaataaattcatatatagAAAATGTtattaaaagagaagaaaacaaaataataataaaaagaacaaATTAGCATGCTCAACATAATTAAAGATGCCCGTCATTCTCTTCTCCATCATTGTAGTCATTCGAATCAATTTCAGTTTCAACATTTTCATTAAGTTGTTTAGCCCTTTCGTTCAGCTGGGCCCTCTTAACAGCAAATAGATTGATCAACGCTCTAATTTCTCTAACCTCAAGTTCATCAAATCTTTTTCTTGCCTCAACAAGTTGGTTTAAATTGTACTCTGTTTccttcttatcaactattttctCAAGTTGATTAATTTTACCTTCCTTAGTATTCAGTACCGACTGAAGGAAGTCTTCATG includes:
- the LOC124892430 gene encoding agamous-like MADS-box protein AGL66 produces the protein MGVRPSRIVDPRKKKVLLDKRLESLYKKAKHLEILCDIEIGMFFFTPGDQNIFAWPSLTQATDRVKNYLASLDKQRPIKIVKHEDFLQSVLNTKEGKINQLEKIVDKKETEYNLNQLVEARKRFDELEVREIRALINLFAVKRAQLNERAKQLNENVETEIDSNDYNDGEENDGHL